Proteins from a genomic interval of Microthrixaceae bacterium:
- the aspS gene encoding aspartate--tRNA ligase: MTDSVSAPASTPAPASTSASTSVARPSLTTAFRTHTCGELRAANIGETVTLSGWVARRREHGEHLAFIDLRDYTGLTQCVVDGAADLRSEYVVSVTGTVSARLEGTANANLATGEVELKDCTVEILSTSEPIPFQLDDRQEIDETIRLRHRYLDLRREQMQRNLRTRAKVNSAIRSAMEEQGFLEVETPMLIASTPEGARDFVVPSRQKPGTFYALPQSPQLFKQLCMVGGVDRYYQIARCFRDEDLRADRQFEFTQLDAEMSFASQEDVFAAISHAVAAVVKSVTGDDIGEIPRMTWTEAVERFGSDKPDVRFGLELIELTEVFSNTGFNAFKAPCIKGIRVPGGSEFTRSRLDDLTDQAKRWGAKGLVWMRVKEGGELDSPVAKFLSADELAALVSATEAQTGDLLLIVADERIKVRHVLGLLRLEIGRPPVNEGGLNFLWIVDFPLFEDIDEATGKPVSAHHPFTMPNEEDWGLLDGTPEDLLKVRSQSYDLVLNGWELGSGSVRIHRADIQNRIFELLGIGAQEAQSKFGFLLDAFKFGPPPHAGFAFGIDRIVALLVGEENIREVIAYPKTQSGGDPLTKAPTEIDRAQLDELGLRLLPKAAD; the protein is encoded by the coding sequence GTGACCGACTCTGTTTCCGCGCCCGCCAGCACCCCCGCGCCCGCCAGCACCTCCGCCTCGACGAGTGTCGCTCGGCCGTCGTTGACGACCGCGTTTCGCACCCACACCTGTGGGGAGCTGAGGGCCGCGAATATCGGTGAGACTGTCACGCTGTCTGGCTGGGTGGCCCGGCGCCGCGAGCACGGCGAACACCTCGCCTTCATCGACCTGCGCGACTACACGGGCCTGACCCAGTGCGTCGTCGACGGTGCCGCGGATCTGCGAAGCGAGTACGTGGTGAGCGTGACCGGCACCGTGAGCGCGCGGCTCGAGGGGACGGCGAACGCGAATCTGGCCACGGGTGAGGTCGAGCTGAAGGACTGCACGGTCGAGATCCTGTCCACCTCCGAGCCGATCCCGTTCCAGCTCGACGACCGCCAGGAGATCGACGAGACGATCCGCCTGCGCCATCGCTACCTCGACCTTCGTCGCGAGCAGATGCAGCGCAATCTGCGCACCCGGGCCAAGGTCAACAGTGCCATTCGGTCGGCGATGGAGGAGCAGGGGTTCCTCGAGGTCGAAACGCCCATGCTCATCGCCTCGACCCCCGAGGGCGCTCGCGACTTCGTCGTGCCGAGCCGCCAGAAGCCCGGCACGTTCTACGCACTGCCCCAGTCGCCGCAGCTGTTCAAACAGCTCTGCATGGTGGGTGGGGTCGATCGCTACTACCAGATCGCGCGGTGTTTCCGCGACGAGGACCTGCGAGCGGACCGTCAGTTCGAGTTCACCCAGCTCGATGCCGAGATGTCCTTCGCGAGCCAGGAAGACGTGTTCGCGGCGATCAGCCACGCCGTCGCCGCGGTGGTGAAGTCGGTGACGGGCGACGACATCGGAGAGATCCCTCGGATGACCTGGACCGAGGCGGTCGAGCGCTTCGGCTCCGACAAACCCGACGTGCGGTTCGGCCTCGAACTGATCGAGCTGACCGAGGTGTTTTCGAACACCGGGTTCAACGCGTTCAAGGCCCCGTGCATCAAGGGCATCCGGGTTCCCGGAGGTTCCGAGTTCACCCGCAGTCGTCTCGACGATCTCACCGATCAGGCCAAACGCTGGGGGGCCAAGGGCCTGGTGTGGATGCGGGTGAAGGAGGGGGGCGAACTCGACAGCCCGGTCGCCAAGTTCCTGTCCGCCGACGAACTTGCCGCGCTCGTCTCGGCGACGGAGGCGCAGACCGGCGACCTGTTGTTGATCGTCGCCGATGAACGGATCAAGGTCCGCCACGTGCTCGGACTGTTGCGCCTGGAAATCGGCCGTCCCCCGGTGAACGAAGGCGGACTCAACTTCTTGTGGATCGTCGACTTCCCGCTGTTCGAGGACATCGACGAGGCCACCGGTAAGCCCGTGTCGGCCCACCACCCGTTCACGATGCCCAACGAGGAGGACTGGGGTCTGCTCGACGGAACCCCCGAGGACCTGTTGAAGGTGCGCAGTCAGTCCTATGACCTGGTGTTGAACGGATGGGAACTCGGTTCGGGTTCGGTTCGTATCCACCGCGCCGACATTCAGAACCGCATCTTCGAACTGTTGGGCATCGGGGCGCAGGAAGCACAGTCGAAGTTCGGGTTCCTGCTCGATGCGTTCAAGTTCGGCCCACCGCCGCACGCCGGGTTCGCGTTCGGGATCGACCGAATCGTCGCGCTGCTGGTCGGCGAGGAGAACATCCGCGAGGTCATCGCGTACCCCAAGACCCAGTCGGGCGGCGATCCGCTGACGAAGGCCCCCACCGAGATCGACCGCGCCCAGCTCGATGAGTTGGGCCTGCGATTGCTGCCCAAGGCTGCCGACTGA
- a CDS encoding AAA family ATPase: protein MDLFSASAGDQLATRAPLAERLRPRRLDDVLGQQHLVGRGRPLRNMVERRFVRSCILWGPAGTGKTTIARLVAAECGSHFEMLSAVTASVKDIRTVADQAAARLGMSEISTVLFLDEIHRFTRSQQDALLGHVESGLVTLIGATTESPWATVNRPLLSRCTVLKLEPLDDADLRALLDRGVEELAKRRPISVAEDAADHLIGSVEGDGRRLLTGLEAAADLTRPGSGGEITFDLLTEALGAGIAHYQAGDHYDAASAFIKHMRSGNAEQASAWLNHMLDRGEDPRFLARRMVIFASEDIGPADRSALIIATGAAHASEFIGMPEVRHNLTHAAIVLSRAAKSREVCDFIAAASTTKLEPPPESAYMH, encoded by the coding sequence ATGGACTTGTTCAGCGCGTCGGCGGGAGATCAACTCGCGACCCGCGCCCCGTTGGCCGAACGCCTGCGACCCCGGCGTCTCGACGACGTGTTGGGTCAGCAGCATCTCGTCGGGCGAGGCCGACCGTTGCGCAACATGGTCGAGCGTCGGTTCGTCCGCAGTTGCATCCTGTGGGGCCCGGCGGGGACCGGAAAGACCACGATCGCTCGACTCGTCGCCGCGGAATGCGGGTCGCATTTCGAGATGCTCTCGGCGGTCACGGCGTCGGTCAAGGACATTCGCACGGTCGCCGATCAGGCCGCCGCCCGCCTGGGGATGAGCGAGATCTCGACGGTGTTGTTCCTCGACGAGATTCACCGTTTCACCCGCAGCCAACAAGATGCGCTGCTGGGCCACGTCGAATCGGGGCTGGTGACCCTCATCGGAGCGACGACCGAAAGCCCCTGGGCGACGGTGAACCGGCCGCTGCTCAGCCGTTGCACGGTGCTCAAGCTCGAGCCGCTCGATGACGCGGACCTGCGGGCGCTGCTCGATCGCGGCGTCGAGGAGCTCGCGAAACGTCGGCCGATCTCGGTCGCCGAGGACGCTGCCGACCACCTCATCGGGTCGGTGGAGGGCGACGGGCGACGTCTGTTGACCGGGCTTGAGGCGGCGGCCGATCTGACCAGGCCGGGCAGCGGTGGCGAGATCACCTTCGACCTGCTGACCGAGGCCCTCGGCGCCGGGATCGCGCACTATCAGGCTGGCGACCATTACGACGCCGCGAGCGCGTTCATCAAGCACATGCGATCCGGCAACGCCGAGCAGGCTTCCGCCTGGTTGAACCACATGCTCGACCGCGGCGAGGACCCGAGATTCCTGGCCCGACGGATGGTCATCTTCGCCTCCGAGGACATCGGTCCGGCCGACCGTTCGGCGTTGATCATCGCAACCGGGGCCGCCCACGCGAGCGAGTTCATCGGGATGCCCGAGGTGCGACACAACCTCACCCACGCAGCGATCGTGTTGTCGAGGGCCGCAAAGTCCCGCGAGGTGTGCGACTTCATCGCCGCCGCGTCGACCACCAAGCTGGAACCCCCGCCGGAGTCGGCCTACATGCACTGA